In one window of Electrophorus electricus isolate fEleEle1 chromosome 15, fEleEle1.pri, whole genome shotgun sequence DNA:
- the numbl gene encoding numb-like protein isoform X1 has translation MSVNSSMDRVGKGSKQESESVEMNKLRQSLRRKKPTYVPEASRPHQWQADEEAVRKGKCSFSVRYLGLVEVEESRGMHVCEEAVKKLKLSGKKTVKAMLWVSADGLRVVDDKTKDLIVDQTIEKVSFCAPDRNYDKAFSYICRDGTTRRWICHCFMALKDSGERLSHAVGCAFAACLERKQRREKECGVTASFDPSRTSFVREGSFRMSSAGQHGDREDGTKQLQERKKEPCTIPALPPGNASPPEGAAMQAERVEPSGPHAIPRRHAPLEQLVRQGSFRGFPALSQKNSPFKRQLSLRLNDLPSNLQRKTDFQAKNPVPEMESSGVGESGEADNITALCSQIDSSLSRATEETGSRATSNGTVPPTIPPPSAAPQAAPSWLQAEPAVQSPPPSLQSPPTSVQCPPLAVSSPPPGVSSGHKRTPSEAEHWLEEVAKAVKAQPPLPGPSMPTVPAAQGSVPPAVQTFPLAFDSTPAPMGTYAQPLLLPAYVSLQAYMPTVANSMTYPSASVPVVGITPSQMVANVFCSAAGATGAGAIGLGPGPKTGTLAGGTSAVPNQPAPATFASPPVVNGLPHGSHPSTSTVGPTSLTHNGATTGGSGIVSSWPIESLQQAQPPPDAQEAERFEAQWVALESKSQPKTANPFTNDLQKTFEIEL, from the exons ATGAGTGTCAACAGCAGCATGGATAGAGTTGGGAAgggaag CAAGCAGGAGTCTGAGAGCGTGGAGATGAACAAGCTGCGTCAGAGCCTGCGCAGGAAGAAGCCCACCTACGTGCCTGAGGCCAGCCGGCCGCACCAGTGGCAGGCGGATGAGGAGGCCGTGCGCAAGGGCAAATGCAGCTTCAGTGTCCGG TATCTGGgcctggtggaggtggaggagtccAGAGGGATGCATGTTTGTGAGGAGGCTGTAAAGAAGCTGAAACTG AGTGGGAAGAAGACGGTGAAAGCCATGCTATGGGTGTCTGCTGACGGTCTGAGAGTGGTGGATGACAAAACCAAG GACCTCATTGTCGATCAGACCATCGAGAAGGTGTCCTTCTGCGCGCCTGACCGTAACTACGACAAGGCCTTCTCCTACATCTGCAGGGACGGCACCACCCGGCGATGGATCTGCCATTGCTTCATGGCCCTGAAGGACTCG GGTGAGCGCCTCAGTCACGCCGTGGGATGCGCCTTTGCCGCCTGCTTGGAGCGAAAGCAGCGGCGGGAGAAAGAATGTGGCGTCACAGCATCCTTTGACCCCAGCCGCACATCATTTGTCCGCGAGGGTTCGTTCCGCATGTCCTCGGCTGGACAGCATGGCGACAGAGAGGACGGCACGAAGCAGCTCCAGGAACGTAAGAAAG AACCATGTACCATCCCTGCATTGCCGCCAGGGAATGCCTCACCACCGGAGGGTGCTGCCATGCAGGCAGAGCGGGTGGAGCCTAGCGGGCCCCACGCGATCCCACGACGCCATGCCCCCCTCGAGCAGCTGGTGCGTCAGGGCTCATTCCGCGGCTTCCCTGCACTCAGCCAGAAGAACTCGCCGTTTAAAAGGCAGCTGTCACTGCGCCTCAACGACCTGCCCTCCAACCTGCAGCGCAAGACCGACTTCCAGGCCAAGAATCCAG TTCCTGAGATGGAGTCCTCAGGGGTGGGAGAGTCTGGGGAAGCTGACAACATCACGGCGCTGTGCAGTCAGATCGACAGTTCCCTGAGCAGGGCCACGGAGGAGACAGGCAGCAGAGCTACCAGCAACGGCACCGTCCCACCGACTATTCCCCCACCATCAGCTGCTCCGCAAG CTGCCCCCTCATGGCTGCAGGCGGAGCCAGCTGTGCAGTCCCCACCCCCCTCCTTGCAATCCCCGCCCACCTCTGTGCAGTGCCCGCCCCTCGCTGTGTCGTCCCCACCGCCTGGCGTGTCGAGCGGCCACAAGCGCACACCATCGGAGGCCGAGCACTGGCTGGAGGAGGTGGCCAAGGCCGTGAAGGCGCAGCCGCCGCTGCCAGGGCCCAGTATGCCCACCGTGCCCGCGGCACAGGGTTCTGTCCCCCCTGCCGTGCAGACCTTCCCCCTGGCCTTCGACTCCACCCCTGCACCCATGGGAACATACGCCCAGCCTCTGCTCCTGCCTGCATATGTGTCCCTGCAGGCGTACATGCCCACCGTGGCCAACAGCATGACATACCCCAGTGCCAGCGTGCCTGTGGTGGGCATCACACCATCACAGATGGTGGCTAACGTTTTCTGCAGTGCGGCCGGGGCGACCGGTGCCGGGGCCATCGGTCTCGGCCCGGGGCCCAAGACGGGTACGCTCGCCGGGGGCACCTCGGCCGTCCCAAACCAGCCTGCGCCGGCAACGTTCGCCAGCCCTCCAGTCGTCAACGGACTGCCTCACGGCTCACACCCCTCCACCAGCACTGTGGGCCCCACCAGCCTTACGCACAATGGAGCCACCACTGGTGGGAGTGGCATCGTGAGCAGCTGGCCAATAGAGAGCCTTCAGCAGGCCCAACCCCCACCTGACGCCCAGGAAGCAGAGCGCTTTGAGGCCCAGTGGGTGGCGCTAGAGTCCAAATCGCAGCCCAAGACAGCCAACCCTTTCACCAACGACTTACAAAAGACGTTTGAGATTGAGCTATAA
- the numbl gene encoding numb-like protein isoform X2 — MNKLRQSLRRKKPTYVPEASRPHQWQADEEAVRKGKCSFSVRYLGLVEVEESRGMHVCEEAVKKLKLSGKKTVKAMLWVSADGLRVVDDKTKDLIVDQTIEKVSFCAPDRNYDKAFSYICRDGTTRRWICHCFMALKDSGERLSHAVGCAFAACLERKQRREKECGVTASFDPSRTSFVREGSFRMSSAGQHGDREDGTKQLQERKKEPCTIPALPPGNASPPEGAAMQAERVEPSGPHAIPRRHAPLEQLVRQGSFRGFPALSQKNSPFKRQLSLRLNDLPSNLQRKTDFQAKNPVPEMESSGVGESGEADNITALCSQIDSSLSRATEETGSRATSNGTVPPTIPPPSAAPQAAPSWLQAEPAVQSPPPSLQSPPTSVQCPPLAVSSPPPGVSSGHKRTPSEAEHWLEEVAKAVKAQPPLPGPSMPTVPAAQGSVPPAVQTFPLAFDSTPAPMGTYAQPLLLPAYVSLQAYMPTVANSMTYPSASVPVVGITPSQMVANVFCSAAGATGAGAIGLGPGPKTGTLAGGTSAVPNQPAPATFASPPVVNGLPHGSHPSTSTVGPTSLTHNGATTGGSGIVSSWPIESLQQAQPPPDAQEAERFEAQWVALESKSQPKTANPFTNDLQKTFEIEL; from the exons ATGAACAAGCTGCGTCAGAGCCTGCGCAGGAAGAAGCCCACCTACGTGCCTGAGGCCAGCCGGCCGCACCAGTGGCAGGCGGATGAGGAGGCCGTGCGCAAGGGCAAATGCAGCTTCAGTGTCCGG TATCTGGgcctggtggaggtggaggagtccAGAGGGATGCATGTTTGTGAGGAGGCTGTAAAGAAGCTGAAACTG AGTGGGAAGAAGACGGTGAAAGCCATGCTATGGGTGTCTGCTGACGGTCTGAGAGTGGTGGATGACAAAACCAAG GACCTCATTGTCGATCAGACCATCGAGAAGGTGTCCTTCTGCGCGCCTGACCGTAACTACGACAAGGCCTTCTCCTACATCTGCAGGGACGGCACCACCCGGCGATGGATCTGCCATTGCTTCATGGCCCTGAAGGACTCG GGTGAGCGCCTCAGTCACGCCGTGGGATGCGCCTTTGCCGCCTGCTTGGAGCGAAAGCAGCGGCGGGAGAAAGAATGTGGCGTCACAGCATCCTTTGACCCCAGCCGCACATCATTTGTCCGCGAGGGTTCGTTCCGCATGTCCTCGGCTGGACAGCATGGCGACAGAGAGGACGGCACGAAGCAGCTCCAGGAACGTAAGAAAG AACCATGTACCATCCCTGCATTGCCGCCAGGGAATGCCTCACCACCGGAGGGTGCTGCCATGCAGGCAGAGCGGGTGGAGCCTAGCGGGCCCCACGCGATCCCACGACGCCATGCCCCCCTCGAGCAGCTGGTGCGTCAGGGCTCATTCCGCGGCTTCCCTGCACTCAGCCAGAAGAACTCGCCGTTTAAAAGGCAGCTGTCACTGCGCCTCAACGACCTGCCCTCCAACCTGCAGCGCAAGACCGACTTCCAGGCCAAGAATCCAG TTCCTGAGATGGAGTCCTCAGGGGTGGGAGAGTCTGGGGAAGCTGACAACATCACGGCGCTGTGCAGTCAGATCGACAGTTCCCTGAGCAGGGCCACGGAGGAGACAGGCAGCAGAGCTACCAGCAACGGCACCGTCCCACCGACTATTCCCCCACCATCAGCTGCTCCGCAAG CTGCCCCCTCATGGCTGCAGGCGGAGCCAGCTGTGCAGTCCCCACCCCCCTCCTTGCAATCCCCGCCCACCTCTGTGCAGTGCCCGCCCCTCGCTGTGTCGTCCCCACCGCCTGGCGTGTCGAGCGGCCACAAGCGCACACCATCGGAGGCCGAGCACTGGCTGGAGGAGGTGGCCAAGGCCGTGAAGGCGCAGCCGCCGCTGCCAGGGCCCAGTATGCCCACCGTGCCCGCGGCACAGGGTTCTGTCCCCCCTGCCGTGCAGACCTTCCCCCTGGCCTTCGACTCCACCCCTGCACCCATGGGAACATACGCCCAGCCTCTGCTCCTGCCTGCATATGTGTCCCTGCAGGCGTACATGCCCACCGTGGCCAACAGCATGACATACCCCAGTGCCAGCGTGCCTGTGGTGGGCATCACACCATCACAGATGGTGGCTAACGTTTTCTGCAGTGCGGCCGGGGCGACCGGTGCCGGGGCCATCGGTCTCGGCCCGGGGCCCAAGACGGGTACGCTCGCCGGGGGCACCTCGGCCGTCCCAAACCAGCCTGCGCCGGCAACGTTCGCCAGCCCTCCAGTCGTCAACGGACTGCCTCACGGCTCACACCCCTCCACCAGCACTGTGGGCCCCACCAGCCTTACGCACAATGGAGCCACCACTGGTGGGAGTGGCATCGTGAGCAGCTGGCCAATAGAGAGCCTTCAGCAGGCCCAACCCCCACCTGACGCCCAGGAAGCAGAGCGCTTTGAGGCCCAGTGGGTGGCGCTAGAGTCCAAATCGCAGCCCAAGACAGCCAACCCTTTCACCAACGACTTACAAAAGACGTTTGAGATTGAGCTATAA
- the si:ch211-11n16.2 gene encoding zinc finger FYVE domain-containing protein 1, which yields MSEMLLKEMEDLSLCHLSKEEQRVRERSFLLVDENETLQVKDETHFLQMLGCSAGQGVKVLSIFGNTGDGKSHTLNHVLFDGDEVFVTSQSPTSCTIGVWAAYDPHLGLVVLDTEGLLGASTQQNQRMRLLLKVLAVSDIAVYRTRAERLHNDLFQFLGSASFAYLKHFTPQLRALSTRCGLDVPLSNLGPAVVVFQETSRTQLLGHEGAAPADILLQKRFHDLGQSTEAFSSVQYVGTQTVSPPTNYTQLRTLITQQVKSTASRVPRQAAIVFSALQALSDRFCGEISDDKIGFCSFFPDEYFTCPSVCLSCNIRCKNGMNHQKDRVPHMADGLCQYAHQYSNKVLICKRCYEGGREVIVVPKTSASTDNPWFGLAKFAWSGYVLECPHCGIIYRSRQYWLGNQDPETSVVRPEVKHVWQGSEVFQTDHQNAAQRLLDGVNFVIQSVSEYSSGPTKAVTTWLTDQVAPPYWRPNSEITVCHGCGHEFEEVERKHHCRACGEGFCQACSTHSMPVPEQGWGLSPVRVCDGCHRRGGAAHTMPAQTEPRALVARRVTEVAQSTLDVVSTAVDYPLCFVKGVARPDYWVPDHEIIQCHQCTKAFTSSVPKHHCRACGQGVCASCSAQMRPVPSRGWDHPVRVCNTCVTHLDAH from the exons ATGTCGGAAATGTTGCTGAAAGAGATGGAAGATCTGTCTCTTTGCCATTTATCAAAGGAAGAACAGAGAGTACGAGAACGCAGTTTTCTCTTGGTTGATGAAAACGAAACTCTGCAG GTAAAGGATGAAACCCACTTTCTGCAGATGCTAGGCTGCAGTGCTGGGCAAGGAGTCAAAGTCCTCTCAATCTTCGGCAACACTGGAGATGGCAAATCACACACGCTCAACCACGTGCTTTTTGACGGTGACGAGGTATTCGTCACGTCTCAGTCCCCCACCTCCTGCACAATTGGGGTGTGGGCTGCTTACGACCCCCACCTGGGTCTGGTGGTGCTAGACACGGAGGGCTTGCTTGGTGCCTCTACCCAGCAGAACCAGCGAATGCGTCTGCTCCTGAAGGTGCTGGCCGTGTCGGACATAGCCGTCTACCGCACACGGGCTGAGCGGCTGCACAACGACCTGTTCCAGTTTCTGGGAAGCGCTTCGTTTGCCTATCTGAAACACTTCACTCCACAGCTCCGTGCCCTCTCCACCCGCTGTGGCCTTGATGTGCCTCTGTCCAACCTGGGGCCTGCTGTTGTGGTGTTCCAGGAGACGTCCCGCACCCAGCTGCTGGGCCACG AGGGTGCTGCACCAGCGGATATATTGCTCCAGAAGCGTTTCCACGACCTGGGCCAGAGCACGGAGGCCTTCAGCTCCGTGCAATATGTGGGAACCCAGACTGTCAGTCCCCCAACAAACTACACCCAGCTACGCACGCTCATCACACAGCAGGTGAAGAGCACAGCCTCCCGTGTTCCCCGCCAAGCTGCCATCGTCTTCAGCGCCTTGCAG GCCTTGAGCGATCGCTTCTGTGGGGAGATCTCGGATGACAAAATCGGCTTCTGCTCCTTCTTTCCTGATGAATACTTCACCTGCCCTTCTGTCTGCCTCAGCTGCAA TATTCGATGTAAGAATGGTATGAACCACCAGAAGGACCGAGTGCCACATATGGCTGACGGACTTTGCCAGTATGCCCATCAGTACAGCAACAAGGTCCTCATCTGTAAG AGGTGTTATGAGGGTGGAAGAGAAGTCATAGTGGTGCCCAAAACGAGTGCCTCTACAGACAACCCCTGGTTTGGCCTGGCCAAGTTTGCCTGGTCAGG CTATGTTCTGGAGTGTCCCCACTGTGGCATCATCTACCGGAGCAGACAGTACTGGTTGGGTAACCAGGACCCTGAGACCAGCGTGGTGCGCCCTGAGGTGAAGCACGTCTGGCAAGGG TCGGAGGTTTTCCAGACCGACCACCAGAATGCCGCCCAGCGGTTGCTGGATGGGGTCAACTTCGTCATTCAATCCGTGTCCGAGTACAGCTCCGGCCCCACGAAGGCAGTCACCACCTGGCTCACAGACCAAGTGGCTCCTCCATACTGGAGACCCAACTCCGAAATCACA GTGTGCCATGGCTGTGGGCATGAGTttgaggaggtggagaggaagcaccacTGCCGTGCATGCGGGGAGGGCTTCTGCCAGGCATGCTCCACCCACAGCATGCCTGTACCGGAGCAGGGCTGGGGCTTGAGCCCCGTACGCGTCTGTGACGGCTGCCACAGGCGAGGAGGAGCGGCGCACACCATGCCTG CGCAGACAGAACCTCGGGCGCTGGTGGCCCGCCGGGTAACAGAAGTGGCCCAGTCCACGTTGGACGTGGTCTCCACTGCAGTGGACTACCCTCTCT GTTTTGTGAAGGGTGTGGCACGGCCAGACTACTGGGTCCCGGACCATGAGATCATTCAGTGCCACCAGTGCACCAAGGCCTTCACCTCCAGTGTCCCCAAGCACCACTGCCGTGCATGTGGGCAGGGCGTGTGTGCCAGCTGTTCGGCTCAGATGCGGCCCGTGCCCTCCCGTGGCTGGGATCACCCGGTGCGGGTCTGCAACACCTGTGTCACCCACCTGGATGCCCATTGA